Sequence from the Gloeocapsa sp. PCC 73106 genome:
TGCGATCGAATGGCTAGTCACTAACGACATAGAGACAAAACTAGCCGATGCTTGGAATGAGCCCGAAATCAGCTCTAATAACTTGGCATTTTTGCAATACACATCGGGTTCTACTGGTACTCCCAAAGGAGTCATGGTCAGCCACCGCAATATCTTACACAATCTCAGTTTAATTAAAAACAGCTTTGGTCACCACACCAATAGCAGAGGGGTAATTTGGCTACCTCCTTATCACGATATGGGTTTAATCGGGGGTATTTTACAGCCGATGTACGCAGGATTTCCTGTAATGTTAATGTCGCCGCTAGACTTTTTACAGAAACCCTATCGTTGGTTACAAGCTATTTCTCACTATCGAGCCACTACCAGCGGAGGACCTAACTTTGCTTATGATTTAGTTTGTCGTAAAATCAAACCAGAACAGATCGAGACTCTTGACTTGAGTAGTTGGGAAGTCGCCTTCACTGGAGCTGAACCCGTGCGTAGTGAAACGATCCAAAATTTTGTAGAGACTTTTGCTCCCTGTGGTTTTAGAGCCGAAGCCTTTTATCCCTGCTATGGTATGGCCGAAACCACTCTAATTGTGACTGGAGGAGCCAAAACAGTAGCCCCAATTATCGATAATTTTAAGCTTGAAGCTCTCAAACAGAAGCGCCATGTCAGAGCTAAACCGAGAGACTCTGAGACTCAGATACTAGTAGGTTGCGGTCAAAGCGTCTCAGGTGCCGACATTTTAATCGTTGATCCCGATAATTGTACCCTTTGTCAGGAGGATCAAATAGGGGAAATTTGGATATCTAGTACTAACCCCAGCGTCGCCCATGGGTATTGGCAGCTACCAGAAGAAACTGAAAAAATCTTTAATGCTTATTTAGCCGATACCGAAGCGGGTCCATTTTTACGTACGGGGGACTTAGGTTTTTTTGAGAATGGAGAGTTATTTATCGCAGGACGTATTAAAGACTCGATCATTATCCGAGGTCAAAATTACTACCCTCAGGATATAGAGGTGACAGTGGTCAGGAGTCATCCTATCTTGCGTCCTGATAGTGGTGCAGCTTTTTCGATAGAAGTCAAAAATGCGGAAAGACTGGTAATCGTTCAGGAAGTAGAAAGAGAAAAACTACAAAATGTTGACTATAAGGAAGTAATTAATAATATTATTGAAAATATAGCCTCTGAACACGATTTACAAGTTTACGCTGTGGTACTAGTTAATCCAGGTAGTATTCCTAAAACTTCTAGTGGTAAGATTCAACGTCACAGATGCAAAAGCAGTTTTCTTGATGGAACTCTAAACTTTGTAGAGGATTGGAGTGAAAATCCCGGTAACAGAATTAAATTTTTACAGATTCAGCAAGAAACAGAATCCATCTTGAAAAATTTATTGACCAAGCCAAATAACAAAGAAGAATAACAGGTAATCATTGAGATGGTTTTCCCTGTCTCCACTCAAAGAGGGCGGCTTGAGTTTTTGGATCGAGATGGTTAACTAAAAAGCGCCCCCGGGTTTGCGATTGACGACTGTTCTTTCGTCTAATTTGGGAGGCGCTCGATTCTATTTCTTTTTGGAATTTTTCAGCAGAAAAGCATTCAGCCCCATAACCTATAGCGGTGAGTCTCTGGGCGCGATCGGATGTGGCTACGATCAAGCGACGAGCAACGGACTGATGGGAACGACTGAAAGCGGCGCAAACTCTTTCTATGTAGGTATCCGCCGTCTGAGCAAAGGCGGTGTAGTGGACTGAGACGGTAGGACTATATTCTTCTTTCTGATTAGGAGTTTTTTGAAAGTGAGAGTCAAAAACGATTTCTGTTTTGAAACCTTGGTAAGCGGTGTAGTCAATAACTAAGGAAATTAGATCACGGCGGGCAAACTCCAGTCCATCGCGATCGCGAATCTTTTGCAACTTCTCCCAAGCACCAATGATATTATAACCATCAACCAGGAGTAAGGC
This genomic interval carries:
- a CDS encoding fatty acyl-AMP ligase; its protein translation is MIQHDDYSSLVELLELRAKTQSDEVLYTFLQQGIKEVNTLTYGELAQQAKKIASYLQSLNLAGERALLVYPPGVEFITAFFGCLYAGVIAVPAYPPRRNQRMARLKSIVENATTAICLTTSETLTRIENQLSDEPSLSAIEWLVTNDIETKLADAWNEPEISSNNLAFLQYTSGSTGTPKGVMVSHRNILHNLSLIKNSFGHHTNSRGVIWLPPYHDMGLIGGILQPMYAGFPVMLMSPLDFLQKPYRWLQAISHYRATTSGGPNFAYDLVCRKIKPEQIETLDLSSWEVAFTGAEPVRSETIQNFVETFAPCGFRAEAFYPCYGMAETTLIVTGGAKTVAPIIDNFKLEALKQKRHVRAKPRDSETQILVGCGQSVSGADILIVDPDNCTLCQEDQIGEIWISSTNPSVAHGYWQLPEETEKIFNAYLADTEAGPFLRTGDLGFFENGELFIAGRIKDSIIIRGQNYYPQDIEVTVVRSHPILRPDSGAAFSIEVKNAERLVIVQEVEREKLQNVDYKEVINNIIENIASEHDLQVYAVVLVNPGSIPKTSSGKIQRHRCKSSFLDGTLNFVEDWSENPGNRIKFLQIQQETESILKNLLTKPNNKEE
- a CDS encoding NYN domain-containing protein, producing MSVSSAQALLLVDGYNIIGAWEKLQKIRDRDGLEFARRDLISLVIDYTAYQGFKTEIVFDSHFQKTPNQKEEYSPTVSVHYTAFAQTADTYIERVCAAFSRSHQSVARRLIVATSDRAQRLTAIGYGAECFSAEKFQKEIESSASQIRRKNSRQSQTRGRFLVNHLDPKTQAALFEWRQGKPSQ